TGTATTTAAAATAATTGGAAGAATACTAAGTATTACAATAGGTATATTCCTTTTAATATATGTGCTTCAACAAATAGGTATTACAGTACCTATATTAAGCGATATTCTTGGCTCTCTTTTACAATTGTTAAAGCCGATTATCGATCTTATAACAAATTTATTTAGTTCCGTTAAAATTAAATAACTGAAACAATAAAAAGCGATTATGTTTTCACATAGTCGCTTTTATTGATTTCTAAGCATATTTCATATTGAAAATTTGAACCTAGTTTATTTCCAGCCAAGTATGAGAGCTACTGCATGGTGTATGGCACCAGATATCTAGATCTTAAACAAAATCCATTTACAAGTTGCAATTTCATACTTAAGCTCAAATAATTTTATATCATTGCCAATTAAACTTTGACACTTATAAACAAGCATAAGGTTTCCTGCAAGTTTCTCAGTGTCTTTTACTATAACTTTATCTATTTTTATAACTTGCATGGGCTCATTAACCATTTGCATTCTAAACCTTATAGGCCTTATAGCACCTTTATCATCTGTATAAGAAACCATTTCTATAGGTAAAGCTAAAACCTTCATATACCTCCAACCCCTTCTATAACATCTAATTCATAAAAATCATTATCCCAAAAGCAGTAACCTTCTAAAGCTTTCAGAACATATGTTCGTAATTATTATATCAAACTTTCCGGATTTTTAGAAGTGATTTTTAAAATATAGTGAAGTAAGTGCCACCCACGTATATTCCCATCAGCTATAAGTTCATGCTTTTATCATTTAATAATTCAGTATCATCGCCCATTAGTTCCATACTTTGCTGTGACTTTTCAAAGCAGAGCTGATGCTGCAATATTAGCAATTTCATAAGAATACTTATACTACCAAGGAAATCATTGACATCCAACTGTGTCTATTATATAATAACAGTAGATAAGGAGGTGGTGTGCTTGAATATTCTTATATCAACCCTTTCACAAACGCCCATATATGGACAAATACAAACTCAGATAAAAGAAATGGTCCTCAAGGGAACCTTAAAATCCCAGGAGCAATTGCCGTCAATAAGGCTTATGGCAAAAGATTTGAAAGTTGGAATTATAACCGTAAAACGTGCTTATGAAGAACTTGAAAAAGAGGGTATTGTCGTCAATTTACAAGGGCGAGGATGCTTTGTAGCAGAGATTGACAGAAATAAAATTAAAGCAATACACATTGATATGCTTAAGGAAAGACTTCTTGAAATCAAAGACTTTGCAGACACAGTAGGCATATCATCCGTGGAAATGTTTAAAGTTCTAAATGAAATATATGGAGGTATTGAAGATGACAAATAATGCTTTGGAAATCAAAAACCTAGAAGCAAGTATAGGTAAGTTCTCTTTGCGAGATGTAAGCTTTCCATTGGAAAAGGGAACTATTATGGGGTTTATAGGAAGAAACGGTTCAGGCAAAACCACTCTTATTAAAACAATGCTTAATATGATTCCAAAAACAAGAGGAGATGTGTTATTCGACGGTACTGTGATGTATGGAAACGAAGAAATAGTTAAAGCAAAAATAGGGGTTGTATTTGATAGTTTAATCTATCCTCTCAATCTCAAACCTACTAAAATCAAAAAGATGATATCACCATTTTATAAAACCTTTGATTGCATTCGGTTTGAGGAGCTAATGAACCGCTTTGACCTTGACCCAAGTAAAAAGCTCTCAGCATATTCAAAAGGTATGCAGATGAAATTCGGAGTTGTAATGGCACTATGTCATAATCCTGAATTAATCATACTTGACGAACCTACAGCAGGTCTTGACCCTATTGCAAGGGCTGACGTGATGGATTTACTCTTAGAACTTATGCAAAAGGAGGAAAGGTCCATACTATTCTCAACACATATTACAAGTGATCTTGAAAAAATTGCTGATTATATAACCATGATTGATGAGGGTAAAATTGTTTTTTCTAATGGAAAAGATGAAATGCTTGATATGTATCTCTTAGCACATATTGATAAAGAGGCTATGACAGATGTAATCAAATCTGACCTTATAGGAATAAAAGAAACACCTTTTGGATATGAGGGATTATGCACCAAAAAATTAAAACTTCAGAATGTAGCAGGGATTAAAACTGCCAGACCTACAATTGAGGACATTATGCTTTACATGGTTGCAAAAAAATGAAGAGTATCAAAATAGCAAGCTTCAGAAAGTTTTACAAGGAGGTATAAAAATGCTAAAGAGATTTTTAAATTATCAGTTACTTTTAAGTAGTTCAATTGGTTTTGTTAATGCTAAAAAAACTTCAAAATCCCATTTTTTTATTCTATTTAGTTTTATTTTATTTATAGGGGTTTTTACTGGTAAACTAGCGAGATTTCTGGTGCAACTAACCTCCACTTTAACTTCTGTAACACTACCTATTTCAATGTTCATATCATACAAACTCTATAAAGGAAAGAGGTGCTTAGTATGTTAAAAAAATTCATTGCCTATCAAAAACTATTACTAAATTCAACGCCACCAATTGATATGACCTGGAAGAATCCATTGGAGATATTGCTTTATTTTTCCTGTATTTTTGCTGTAGTTTTTATGACTATTTATATATTTTCAGGAAATGCAATATTTACAAGCGGTAATTTAATAATTATTTTACCAATGGTAAGTATATGGATGATTAACCGCATACTTAATGGCCGTAACAGACTATTTGAAACTGTTCCTGTAACTAGGAGATATACAGTGATTAATATATTTTTATTGTCAATAATAATTATATTTATAGGTTTTTTACTGTATTGGTTTTCTATTATAGCTTTATTTGGTCTTATATTTGGGATTGCATATCTGCTAAATCCCCAAAGCATTACATCACCTCCAGAAACTACTGTCACTCAAATGGCAAAAGGGGATTTATTAATGGTTTGTATATTTGTAATAATCCTTGCTAGTGGAATTGCAATTACTTTTATAAAAAACAAAAAATTAAGGCTTTCCTGCTTTGCAGCGTTTACTACTATTGGTTATGGACTTTTATTCACTCTAAAATTTTCTATGCCTGTATCATCTGATTTAGGGAATGTTGAATTTCTTGAAAGTTTTTCTATAATGCCACAGGCAAATACAATTTTGATTTTTGTAGCAACTTCCACAATTATAATATGCATCGCCTCGGGTTTCATTGGATATAAGCTTTACGTGGGTAAATCAAATTTTTCCAATTACTATTAGTTTTTATTAAATAAACAGCTATGAGATTTCTCTCATAGCTGTTTATTTGTTTTTAATCATATTGCTACTTGCCACGTGGGCGGAACCTTCTTCTATATATGCTTCTCGTAAAAACTTGATTTCCTGCGCATGACCAGATAATTCAATTGGAGTTTCTAAAAAAAATGGTAAGTTACGTAGTTTGGGGTGATTAATGATTTTAATAAACACTTCTTTTCCAATTGAACCTTCACCAATTTTTTCATGGCGATCCTTATGGCTTTCAAAGGGATTTTTACTATCATTTAAATGAATTGCGTATAGCTTGTCAAGACCAATAATTCTATCAAACTCCTCTATGACCCCATCTAAATCATTAACTATATCATAACCAGCATCATAAACATGACAAGTATCCAGACATACACCTATTTTGCCTGAAAGCAAAACTCCATCAAGAATTTGTTTTAATTCTTCAAATCGAACGCCTACTTCTGTTCCTTTACCAGACATTGTTTCAAGAAGTACCGTAGTAGTTTGTTCTGGTTTAAGTACAATGTTCAGCATATTTATAATATATTCTATTCCTATTTTCGCACCTTGTTTCACATGATTACCTGGATGGAAATTATAAAGATTATTTGGTAAGTATTCCATTCTTTTTAAATCATCTTCCATAATTCTCAGTGCAAATTCTCTTGTGTGCTTATCAGCAGAGCAAGCATTTAAAGTGTATGGAGCATGTGCTAGCATTATAGCAAATTTGTTTTCTTTTGCTAGTTGTAATAGCGCTTCTACGTCTTTGGGATCAATTTCTTTTGCTTTACTACCTCTAGGATTACGGGTGAAAAACTGAAACGTATTAGCTCCTATTTTTAGAGCTTCTTCTCCCATAGCTTTATAGCCTTTCGACACTGATAAATGACAACCTATATTCAACATAATTTTTCCTCCGAAAACCCAATATACTTCAACAATAGCACACATTTTATATCTATTTATAGTGAATTATCCACAGTTTAATAACATTATAACTTGCCACTTGCCACGTGGATGGCACCAAATTATTCTATATACGCTTCTCTTAAAATCTTAATTTCCTGAGCATAACCAGCTAATTCATTTGGAGTTTCTAAAAAGAATGGTAAATGACGTAGTTTTGGATGATTAATAACTTTAATAATCACTTCTTTTCCAATAGAACCTTCACCAATTTTTTCATGGCGGTCTTTATGACTTTCAAATGGATTTTTGCTATCATTTAAGTGAATTGCACAAAGCTTATCAAGGCCGATTATTCTATCAAATTCATCTACAACCCCATCTAAATCATTAACTATATCATAACCAGCATCATAAATGTGGCAAGTATCAAGACATACTCCCATTTTGCCTGAAAGAGTGACTCCATCAAGAATTTGTTTTAACTCTTCAAAAGTTCTACCTACTTCTGTTCCTTTTCCTGACATTGTCTCAAGAAGTACTGTAGTTGTTTGTTCTGGTTTTAGTACAGTGTTCAGCATATTTATAATATATTCAATGCCCACCTCTACGCCTTGCTTCACATGACTACCTGGATGGAAATTATAAAGACTATTAGGTAAATATTCCATTCTTTTCAAATCATCCGCCATAACACTAATTGCGAATTCTCTTGTGCCTTCATCAGCGGAACAAGCATTTAGGGTGTATGGTGCATGAGCTAAAATTATAGCAAATTTATTTTCTTTCATTATTTCTAAAAGCGCTTCCACATCTTTTGGGTCGATTTCTTTTGCTTTACTACCTCTAGGATTACGAGTGAAAAACTGAAATGTATTTGCTCCTATTTTTAGAGCTTCTTCTCCCATAGCTTTATAGCCTTTTGATACTGATAAATGACAACCTATATTTAACATAATTAATCCTCCAGTAGTGTATTGATAGTGTTAGCACTATCAATACTTTATTTTTTTATTAAGCTTTCCCCATTTGTTGAAATTACTTCTTTATACCAATTAAAGCTTTTTTTCTTATATCTTTTTAATGTACCTGTACCATCATCATTACGATCTACATATATAAATCCATATCACTTTCTAAGTTCTGCAGTTGTTGCGCTAACAAGATCGATACATCCCCAGGAAGTATTCTACACCGTCTTCTATTGCCTCGGATACTTGAAGCAAATGATCATTTAGATAATTAATTCTATAATCGTCTATTACTGTTTTATTTCCATTTTCATCTGTTATTAATTCATCCACAGCACCTAAACCATTTTCCACAATAAATAATGGTTTTTCATAACGGTCCTGATACTCCCACGCCTAAAGGTATGGGGTTCTTAAATACATTATCTTCTCCTATACTCTCATTTATATAAAAACTATAAATTACAACATATAAGAACTAAACAACCTCTCTAAGACTTTCACTACCAATTATCCTAATGGATAAATTAACGATAGTATAAGGCTCATATCAAAACCTATTAAATTTTTTATTAATTTGTTTTTATATTCCCATACTTGATATTTTTTTATTATTACTGCTTAATAATCTATTAATTTCTTTATCATGCAAATGCTTAAAATTATCATAAGTTCCAAAACATAAATCCCTATCTATTTCTTCTAAATTTTCTTTTACATTCATTATTAAAAAACTACTATATAAGTCTCTTTGAATTTTAATTTCTTTATTATCGACATTGAATATATTCCAACGTTCACTTAATTCTTTTTTATTATACTTCTCATCAAAATGGTTATACTGTGATGCTTTTATTTTATAAGTATTAACTTTATATAATTCAGTATTATTCCACTTTAATTTATTGTCTAATATAGTTAAAAGCATACTTGGGGCTTTATTTGCTAAAGACTTTCCAAATCTTTTTTTCTTGTTAAATTTTCCTGTTTTCTCGTTAACGGTAGTATTTTGGGAACGTTTTTGCAATCCTTTATAGTTCATTGTTTCTACTAATATCCTATCCCCTAAACTCACTATTTTATTAGCTAAAATATTATGACTTTGCTTTTTTATATCAGCTTGTTTCCTTTGAATATCTCTTAATTCATTTTGAGTTTTAATATATTTATTTGATTTAACCCATATTAATTTTACACCATGTTTGATTGTTCCATTTTCATTAAAACTATTAGGATTATTAATTCTTCTTTGTCTATCTAGTTTTCTTAATAATCTTCTTTTAATTGTTTCAATATTATTAACCTCGGGTGCTAATTCTAATAATTTAACCTCATGTTTTGAGGCAATCCCTATAGTTTGAGTACCAATATCTATTCCAACATTACCCTTTCCAATACTATTTTTAACTTCCCCAGTTTCTTTATTATATTTAATAGGAGGGATACCATCTAAAACTAATTGAATATAATATTTATATTTTCCACGAATAAATTTTCTAACTATTCTACAATATTTAACTTCGTTTAATAGCGAAATTTCTGCATATTCATCGTTGTTTTTAACAATAAGGTTGATTTTAAGCCCATTCCAAATTAATTGATTATCTTTAAATCTAATCCCCGTTCCATTGGACTTCCCTTCAACACTGTTCATTTCTCCATATTTCTTAAAACAAACCTTATTTGCAGTATGGAACATTAATCCTTGAAATGCACTAAAACACCTTGAAGCTATCTTTTGAGTGCTGAAGCTATCTACGTTATTTTTAAAATGTTTTTGAATAGGTTTTACAAACTTATGAAGTGAATACTCCGTCAAACTATATTTTTTATTTAATTCATTAAATTGTTTATTACGTTCTTTTCCTTTAGCAATTTTAACAACTTTCTTATATTCCTTAGACTGTCTCATATAATTATATCTTTTATATAATTCTCCTAAACAGCTATTATATATATTCCTACTTATTTCTAATCTCTTATCTAAAATATCTTCTTGATATTTTTCTGTATCTAGTTTTAATGTTAATATATAATTTGACACAATATTCACCTCCTTTTAATATCTTGTTTTTTGATTTTCCACATATTTTTTTACCGTTTCACTACTCACATTTCCCGCAGTTGATATAAAATAACTTCTAGTCCATAAGCTAGGCATTTTCTTTAATTCGTTAAACTCGTCACGTATAAATTTGACCACATACTTAAATCTTTCTTCCATATTAGGTATTAAGAATATTTTTCTTCTATATCTTGGCAAAATATAAAATGATAATTAATTAAACTTATTGTAGTTTTAGTTGTTCTATATTCATTTTCCATAATTAAAGTATATCGCAAAATGTGTATGTGTAAACAACATTGTACACAAATAAAAAAATTAATTTCTTATGCTATCCATCCCACACCTCAAGGAGTGGGCTTTCCGCACAAATTCATTGTAAATTCTATTTTATCGGGGAGTAATCCTGCTTATAAATGATTAAACACCTCTGAATCTAAATTTGTCAAATATATTATCATTAATTAGTGTATCCGAAACTTACATATTAATATGTATAAGAGACTCCATAAAAATTAATTTCATGGAAGCTCTTAAATCTACTGACGTAACAAAATAAAAAAGAAGGCCATAAGCCTTTTTTAATTTTCGTAAAATTATGTTAAGATAATTTCACGTCTATATTAATTTCTCCATTTATCAAACAATAGGCTGTATCATCTTCAACCTTTAGATATATATCTAAGGTTTTAATTTCAGATTTTTTATGAGATTTTAACCATACATCATAAACTTTTTCTTGTATTAATTGATTGCTAAACTCTTTTCCCTGATATTGAACATAGAAACCACCATCTGTCTTTTTAGATACTGTTTTTTTTGTAGCAGCGCTTGCTGTAGTAGCTGCTCTAGTAGCTTTTGATTTAACATTTTTAACAATATCCTTCAACGCATTTATAGTCTTTTCCACATCTTCTTTTGTAATTGCCGCTTCTTCTGTTGAGCTCATAGCTTGTTTATCCGAAATCAATGTATTATTTTTTTCCATATACTTTACCCCCATTTACAAATACTTTTATATTGTCGTTACTATATTCTATATTTTTTCTAAAAACCCTTTTTTTAGGATATGAAAGTAGTGGGCTCACCTTTAATATATAGAAAAGTGGAAGTCTCATTTATACTTATGAGACCCCCACTTTATTTAAATAGTATTTTTATGCTATTTTACAATAATTAAGTCTTTTGGATAATGATTTAATACCTCACAACCATCAGCAGTCACTATTACTAAATCTTCTATACGTACGCCAACATCACCTGGTATGTAAATCCCTGGTTCTATTGAAAAGCACATTCCTACTTCCACTTTGTCAGTATTAGCAGAAGAAACATCTCCAAACTCATGGTCTTGAAGTCCTATAGAATGTCCTAACCTATGAGTAAAATATTTTCCATACCCTTTTTCTGTAATATAGTCTCTTGCCGCAGCATCTATGTCGCAGAATCTAACTCCTGGTTTAACTTTCTCAATTCCTCTTTTGTTAGCTTCTCTAACTATGTCGTAAACTTCTCTACTGTGGTCTGATACACTTTTGTAGAAAACGGTTCTTGTCATATCTGAGCAA
This DNA window, taken from Clostridium estertheticum, encodes the following:
- a CDS encoding GntR family transcriptional regulator, producing the protein MNILISTLSQTPIYGQIQTQIKEMVLKGTLKSQEQLPSIRLMAKDLKVGIITVKRAYEELEKEGIVVNLQGRGCFVAEIDRNKIKAIHIDMLKERLLEIKDFADTVGISSVEMFKVLNEIYGGIEDDK
- a CDS encoding ABC transporter ATP-binding protein, producing MTNNALEIKNLEASIGKFSLRDVSFPLEKGTIMGFIGRNGSGKTTLIKTMLNMIPKTRGDVLFDGTVMYGNEEIVKAKIGVVFDSLIYPLNLKPTKIKKMISPFYKTFDCIRFEELMNRFDLDPSKKLSAYSKGMQMKFGVVMALCHNPELIILDEPTAGLDPIARADVMDLLLELMQKEERSILFSTHITSDLEKIADYITMIDEGKIVFSNGKDEMLDMYLLAHIDKEAMTDVIKSDLIGIKETPFGYEGLCTKKLKLQNVAGIKTARPTIEDIMLYMVAKK
- a CDS encoding deoxyribonuclease IV, whose protein sequence is MLNIGCHLSVSKGYKAMGEEALKIGANTFQFFTRNPRGSKAKEIDPKDVEALLQLAKENKFAIMLAHAPYTLNACSADKHTREFALRIMEDDLKRMEYLPNNLYNFHPGNHVKQGAKIGIEYIINMLNIVLKPEQTTTVLLETMSGKGTEVGVRFEELKQILDGVLLSGKIGVCLDTCHVYDAGYDIVNDLDGVIEEFDRIIGLDKLYAIHLNDSKNPFESHKDRHEKIGEGSIGKEVFIKIINHPKLRNLPFFLETPIELSGHAQEIKFLREAYIEEGSAHVASSNMIKNK
- a CDS encoding deoxyribonuclease IV, with the translated sequence MLNIGCHLSVSKGYKAMGEEALKIGANTFQFFTRNPRGSKAKEIDPKDVEALLEIMKENKFAIILAHAPYTLNACSADEGTREFAISVMADDLKRMEYLPNSLYNFHPGSHVKQGVEVGIEYIINMLNTVLKPEQTTTVLLETMSGKGTEVGRTFEELKQILDGVTLSGKMGVCLDTCHIYDAGYDIVNDLDGVVDEFDRIIGLDKLCAIHLNDSKNPFESHKDRHEKIGEGSIGKEVIIKVINHPKLRHLPFFLETPNELAGYAQEIKILREAYIE
- a CDS encoding transposase: MSNYILTLKLDTEKYQEDILDKRLEISRNIYNSCLGELYKRYNYMRQSKEYKKVVKIAKGKERNKQFNELNKKYSLTEYSLHKFVKPIQKHFKNNVDSFSTQKIASRCFSAFQGLMFHTANKVCFKKYGEMNSVEGKSNGTGIRFKDNQLIWNGLKINLIVKNNDEYAEISLLNEVKYCRIVRKFIRGKYKYYIQLVLDGIPPIKYNKETGEVKNSIGKGNVGIDIGTQTIGIASKHEVKLLELAPEVNNIETIKRRLLRKLDRQRRINNPNSFNENGTIKHGVKLIWVKSNKYIKTQNELRDIQRKQADIKKQSHNILANKIVSLGDRILVETMNYKGLQKRSQNTTVNEKTGKFNKKKRFGKSLANKAPSMLLTILDNKLKWNNTELYKVNTYKIKASQYNHFDEKYNKKELSERWNIFNVDNKEIKIQRDLYSSFLIMNVKENLEEIDRDLCFGTYDNFKHLHDKEINRLLSSNNKKISSMGI
- a CDS encoding DUF6465 family protein, with translation MEKNNTLISDKQAMSSTEEAAITKEDVEKTINALKDIVKNVKSKATRAATTASAATKKTVSKKTDGGFYVQYQGKEFSNQLIQEKVYDVWLKSHKKSEIKTLDIYLKVEDDTAYCLINGEINIDVKLS